The genomic stretch tgctggctagctgttgctaactgactcctcagttgagcgttctccatttccactgcagtataataacatgggttcggattaggtggccgaggcgccgaactactGGTATCagcttggcccaccggctgttttcctggccgctgttggacttcaggaacttgttcatcagggatggtagtatgatgagcctcctgcccatcatgttgttctgtctcgttaccatgcctggaccgagtagtcaccatagttggatgtttgcagcagcactaatcgaacttgctctcaatgaaagcaccaaactgttgacgcggttctttgccaacaggtaattaagagaagaagagaaagggattagtgccaaatgtagaaccgaaacagatatatgatcttagaggatgaaagaggtgactcaagacacattttttaagtggttcgaaggttaaaatccttctactccactagtcaatattattgatctatactgaatatttgattacagagtatttcttacaagagattattttttccaacccttatcaactcccagggtctccatatttataggagaaggcacctggaagttggtaagaaggtcatctcgtgaccttcttacttgtcgtatcaattctgtgacattcatgattaattcctaaacctgacacataagtgtggtcaaatcaataggtaaggaggtaatgggccgcacggcccaacccagttgtgggtgtctgaatacgcacgttcctgctgcgtgtctgagaagtcagggggatatcagacacgtgatgcctgatatgtgcacgtttaccttgcgtgtgttgacttcgcaaagggtcatagcctccatatgaagcttgtaccacgagcttcatacttagctcaGTCTTCGACCTTTGGGATCCCTGCCCCGGCCTTGGgcagtgaaggcgagctcttggggcttcctcgagctaagaaggcacgacattacgacagaagctccggcccttggggatgatcatgaggtaatcatggttaggctgcatctcggcttgctaatcagcccgtgggaaaatcagggcgtacataatTCATTACTAGAAAATTGTTCTATTGATTTTCGTGCTGCTCAAGATAATTAACTTCAGGAAATAAGTTCTTTGaagaaattaattgttatttttatcttgagaaatttgatatGACGCAGGTATTTGTTGTCACTGCAAAATCCGCATTTGTCGGATCAGAATCCACTAAAAATCGCAAATCTTtattaatcaagaatatcttcaaatattcttgctttaattggagattctttctcagcctttctcAGCACGGAATGGTCTCGATAAATAGGCTTCTAGGGCCTTGAGAAAAAGTTAACTCTTTGGTTCATAAttttgtgagtgaattgtaatatatgtgagggttcatagtttgtattaaattttattgtattcacgtgatcttgtagtaaaatgagtgtttagttttgtggtgagtctgaaccacattcatgagtgaatacatgttgtaatttgaacacaattcttaATCTTTGAGAGAAGAATTTTAACAAGCCTTGCATTGGGAGGATGCGCACTCACTTgtcattgaagggagttcaagtagttgagcgtttcaatcagaatcagattagtgaagagaagtataATAAaattgcggcaaatctcaagagagaatcttgttttgtttaagtcaatattttgtacttgtgattctttattaattggttttattcccTGGGCATGGcctcaaggagtaggttatctgaaagggtgtctgaaccttgtaaaaattcattgtgttctttattgtttttgaactgtctttttattgtgtttagtttctgTTGTGACAAGTTCATATTCTATCCCGACAGATTTGACATTAGTgttaacatttaattaccattccacaccttaattaatttactttgtttaattaatttggtagtTACTACAAACAGAATTTCATAACACATTCACTTTCTTTTATCTTCTAGGCAtacaatttcacataaaatcatggaTTTTCTTAAAGGAATAAGagaataaaatatataaactacTTATTTTTTTTATCCTTAACATCTCTTATGAATTCATGGCATGCAACTCACTCACATTTTTACTCATGCTTGGTAATTAACATACTAATAATAAAATTCagcaaacacataaaatcataaaataaacgACACTTATAAATTTTCCAACAACACATAAATAGGTCTAACATGCTTCCTATACGTTGAACACCTGAATTTCAGATATTAAGCATGCGACTTatcacaattttgaaaacaacctTAAACTAAAATACACTCATGGCCAAAACATATGTAATGAAATAACACAATATACCAAAAACTTAACATGCTTCTTACTCAATAACTCAAGATAAAAATAATGAAACAAAACAAACACTAAAACCCTTGGCCGAATGTTACACATgacaatttaataaaataattcccAAAATTCATCATGTTTTTTATCCAACACTTCAAAAgagaattaaataaaaataaaaacaccaATTAGAAACCCAATTTACTCTGGTTGGCCGTAACCTATAGCATGGTAACATACATCAATTTATATCATAGTTACAAGATTCAAATCTAACATGTTTCTAATACCAAAAAACGCATTATCCATCATAGAATCAAGGCATCAAGATTAAAAAGATACAGCTGAAACTTCACACTTGGTCTAGTCGTCATCTCTCTTTTCATGGGAGGGCGCAATTGATAAACTCTGTTCTGCTGGGTGTTAGATCTTTTTGGATGAGCATTTTCCTTCTCCCCAAGAGTGTTATCAATGAAATAGATTGTTTATGCAGGAACTTTCTCTGGGGGATCAAGGCCAGCGACAGTAATCGCAGTAAAATGCATTTAACAGCTTGGGATCAAGTGTGCTGCCGAAGAGCATGGGTGGTATTGGCTTTAAGGAGGGGGCTAACTGGAACAAAGTGCTAATAGCTAAATTTTTTTGGGCTGTTTCTTCTAAGCAAGACATTCTGTGGGTGAAATGGATTGATTCCATTTATCTTAAGGGGCAGAATTTTTGGGATTACAAAGTCCAACAGGATgtgagctggtattggaggaagatAGTCAATATGAGAGTTGTTTTTCCATCAAAAATCCTGGATGAGGCAGCCAAGAGCAACAAGATTAGTTTGAGAGCTGTGTATAACAGGATGCTTAATAAGGATAGAGTTTCTTTTGCAAATGTGGTTTGGTGTACTATAGATTTGCCTAAACATAGGTTTATTTTGTGGCAAGCCACTCTTGGTCACCTTCTCACCCGTGACAAGTTACATTTTTGTCAGCTGAAGTTGTCTTCCTTACTCTGCCCAGTTTGTGAAGAGGAGCAGGAATCTCATTCCCATCTATTTTTTGCTTGTCCTTTTTCTCAACAGGTTAGATAAAAAATGGAGGAATGGCTGGGAAGGGATATTTGGCCGAGTAGATATGAGGATTAGAGTGCCTGGATGGTTGGAAAGCCTAAGGGCCTGAAGCAAAAAGTTGCTGCTGCAGCCATGGCAGCTGCTGTGTATATGGTGTGGAAGAACAAAAACAATTGTATTTTTGAATTTAGCTCACAGTCTGTAGGAGCTGTAGTTCAATTGATcaagttttatttgaaatttaggCTAACTAGATTTCCTAAGGTGAAAGTTAAGAAAAAGGAATTAGCTTTTTTTGAGAACTTTGTTCAGTTGTAAGTTGGTTGGTTGGCTCGGTTGAGCTGGTTGTGtatttgttttgtttgaatttcaatataatcctcttttcatcaaaaaaaaaaaaaatacaactttaatatACCGACATCAAATCATAGCTTAAAAAAAAAGAATTGAATCCTAACATGCTTGCCATTACAAATCATCAAAACATACATAAAATCATTGCATAAGAGGAATAAGTTGATAACACAAAACGATTTCATGCCCACTATAACCACCAATATCCAATGATACCAAAACATATATTCATCAaattttcatcttctttttcCAAAATAACCATGGATTAAATTACCAAAAACAAGAGTATCAAAACAAAAACATATCCTTTATGCAAAATAACTACTACCAATCAAACATGCTTTCCCTTGAAATCACCAATCACAAAATAACAAACCAATCAATGATGAAATAAAGCAAAACTTATCATACATGATCTAAAATTTGAAGAGGAAAGAAGAAgatcaacatatgcataataaGAAACCCTAACATGTGTAAATGATAGAGATTAGATGAAAAGAAAAATCAAATCACCACACGTAATTCCTTACCTGTTGATCTAGTTAACCAATTAGAGCACTTATGGAATAAGAAACATTCCTTTGAATGTGTTCAACCTTATCAAAAAAATGAATCCTAGATTAGTTTTTAGAGACAAAAGAAGAATAGAAAACCGTGAACTAATTTAACTCACCACCTTAGATCTTCTTCCTCTCTCTTcattcctcttcttctcttattttACTCTCTGTATTTTCACAGCCCCATGGAAACATGAATCCCTAGTATTCATTTTTCTCCTTATATACTTATCCTAAATCAAAACCCTAAAATAATTTCGCAGCCCAAAATGTCTCCTAGATTAGGCCCCCATTTTGActattttcttttttgttttgggAAAGACTTTATTTCACAAAAGGTgtatataatttaattagctttctaacgataGCAATGCTATCAAAATTGGACTCCAAAATACTCAAGTTATGGTTGTTTTACTGTGGCAGGACCAGAGTTACGAGAGTTTAAAAATAGCAACTATTTTTCTTGCTCACCActtctctctttattttattttcacaaTATGAACACATGCATTTCATGAACTTTCTCCCTTTACGATATAATTTTGTAAACATGGAAATATCCTTATATCCATAATTTAGTCTAGGTTCAAGTATACTCTCCTGCAAGCTCACTATGCATGTCATGCACTTACACACACACAACCATGCATGCCTatcactacttaccatgcactGACATGCACACAATCAAAATACATACACAACCAAtcacaattatttaaataaataaaacaattaaaaatatattaaaacacttaacacttaaaacataaataaataaattaaaataaccaAACACATAAACAactaataatataatttttttttggtgcgCTATAGAAAATATTttcactgtggagttgaaggttaCTAGAAGACAAATTGTAAAAAGTATCTcgctgagctgaaaaagaaaggtaaatatgatttgcttgtacttgaagcttgtatagTTAAAGACAATGTGTCATCCTAGGTTTTAGAtttaggagccactaaccatgtttgttcttctatatagatacttgagtcatcaagggaactTGTTGATGACGAGGTGACTATATGAGTTGGATGTGGAGCTCTTGTTTCTGTAAGAGCAATGGGAACAGTTCGTTTATATTTTGGGAACAATTTTCTTATATTAAATaaagtttattttattcctggatttttaagaaacttagtttctttgtCTATGTAGCATGAACAAtcttttgatatttattttaataataatgcgAATGTTATTTTGAAGAATGGTTTCAATATTTGTGAAACGGAACAAACAAATGGACTATATATGCTCAAGTTTAATGAACAACCGTTAAATAACTATGAATTATTTATAATGCCTCAATcgaaaggtaacaaaagacaaaaagtttcaaatgaggagaCACATATTTTTGGCATCTTAGACAAAGTCATATTGGTCTGGATAGAATAAACTTGTTAACAAAATATGGACCATTGAGAGAACTAACTGCTGGAAATCTTCTAGTTCAtgagtcttgtctagaaggaaaaatgacccaACATCATTTTTCAACGAAATAGAGCTAATGAACCATTAGAGCTTGTACACAAtgatgtttgtggtccaatcaACGACAGCCTAGAGAGGGTTGTGAGtgcttcgtcactttcattgacgactaCTAAAGATATGGTCATAATTACCCAATGCTTAGGAAGTCAGAAACCTTTGGcaagtttcaagacttcaaagTCGAGGCTGAGAAACAGTTAGATAAGACTCCTAAAACACTTTCATCAGATCGAGgtgatgaatatttggatttagaaatcaaagatttcatgTTAGAGCATGATATTCTATCCCAAATCAtagcacctggaatgccacaaaaaaatggtgttttagaaagaagaaacaagaccttgttggacatggttaaGTCTATGCTAAgatactcttcacttcctctctcattctggggatacaCACTTCAAGCcccgacttacattttgaatgtagtcccatctatgACCTAAGCAAGATGCCACTAGAACTGTGGAATGGTAGCAAACCTAGTTTGTGCCATTTCTGCATTTGAGGCTCTTAGACCTAATTAAGGGAAACTTGACTCGAGGTCTCAAGTGTGCATTTTCGTGGGCTTCGATCCAGAGACATGGGGTgcttatttctatagtcccatggtccaaaaggtatttgtttccacaaatgttACCTTCCTTGAACAAGAATATATGACTCACTATAAACCTTGGAGCAAGGttgttttggaggaactcacagctgataaaattccatcaccttcatcatcatcattaaatgataaatgacaaatcGAAGAAAcactattcctgaaaaggaaaccccagtgcaacgtcgtagtgggaggattgtgagacaacttgtttggtatgaacatgaggcacatgtcttTGTTTCAGACACATACAAGGATGACCCATTGACCTGAAAAGAGTCAATAGAGGATCCTGAAAAAAATTGGAAGAGGCCAttaaccaagaaatggaatcgtgTATTCCAATTCTTTCTGGAAACTTGTAGTCCCACCAGAAGATATCAGGCCCATTGGATGCTAATGGATCTTCATGAAGAAAAatggtgtagatgggaaagtatagactttcaaagcaagactAGTAGCCAAAGGATACACTTAGAGTGAAggtgatgattatgaagaaacattttctcctgtagccatgcttaagtccatacgCATCCTCTTATCTGTAGCTGCTacctatgattatgagatatggaaaatggatgtcaagacaactttccttaatggctatcttgatgaaagtatttatatggtgcaaccagaagggttcgttatgaaaggggaagatcataagatgtttaaaatccatttatggattgaagCAATCATCTAGATCTTgaaatatcacctttgatgaaacaattaaagcATATGGCTACTAACAAAATTTTGATGGATAACATAAAGTGTAAAAATATGTCAAAGATAAAGTGAtgtttttcttagttctttacatggATAACATTCTCCTCATCGACAACaatgtagagacactgtcaaacgtgaagaagtggttagctgaaaagttctaaatgaaagatttgggcaaaGCGAGCtgtgttctgggaatccaaatcctaagggatagaaagaacaagctattggaactttctcaagctaattatatagataaggttctTGAAAGGTTATCTATGGAGAATTCACAGAAAGGCCAGGTACCGaatagacatggaattactctttccaaagagctATGTCCAAAGAAACCCCTtgaagaagaggacatgagaaagtatccaatccttcagcagttgggagtctatgtatgctatgttgtgcactaGGCCCGACATttgctatgcagtagggattgtaaatcgttatcaatcaaatcctagtttATGTGTTAAAAGCatgaaaaaatacatttttattaatttaaatagaaGTACAGTCTTATTATATTAGAACGTTATTGTTGTATCTTATTTTTAGCATGAGTTcatttactcagctcgggtacagctggcagataaatacatggaaaaataaccaagtagaatatctacttattatccatgtggacagctCGGGATTCATAAATATCAGacatggtgttaggcgtcctgagttTATCGCGAACTAAGAACACGATGGCAGTTAAGCACGAGCTCAGAATCAGATAGTTGTCGAAGCACGATATTGGAGGAGATATCTAGCTCGTGACAATTAAACTATAATGCATATTCtaggatccccagagactcaggATAAGTTTATACCTTTATTTATGATCAGGttatcatatttattatccgagatagtagGAACATATTttttctgttatcaaatcatatccccatataaatgggaattatttgtgtTGAATATAGACAATATGTACAAGCGTGATTGACTTACGCGGTTACgaaaacctgtccatggaattccctataaatactgagaatgttGGATAGGAAAGGGggaattattctgtaatactgaaactctaccaaaatagtaAGAGAAAgagtaataatagtgactcgtggactaagtggATTTTAGCCACTGGACCACGTAAAAgctctgtgttcttgagtgaattcttgatattttcattacagtttaccattaagcactaatctgccccttattatttcttaatacactgttggcaaaaaaatGCATCAAcaatttggtactttcattgagagcaaattagtgcttcacaaaaATCCCAGTTGATTTCCATCATGGTTCTCACccgctcaatgcacgataataaGATAGAATAGCCTGGTGGGTAGGAGGCCTATCATACCGCTGTTCCAGACGAACGTTGCCCCTCAGATTCAGCAACGTCTGGGAAAACAACCGACTGATCATTACCGCCAAACCCAAACCTAGACTATCTAACTGCCGTTgagatggagaacatgcaattgaggagccatctcgctagggaaaataAGCAGATTGAGGAGCTTTctgctcggttaccccctcttgcaactgacgctaatgtcggaaagaggcaaaatgggtctcataagtctcataggaataatcgatccaaaccaagttgATCAGTCAGAACCGCCACTACAAGTTCTGTAGCTGTGGGGCGAGATTACCAGAATGCTCGACCCAACAACCATCATAGGGGTCGTCAGAAGGTTAGTCGGTCAGTTAGGATTGCCACCCCAAGTTCAGTGTCTTCTTTATAGTTCCCTAGGAATGCCCATGAaaatccacgaggaggggctggaacaggctcacaaagacaaaatgctccaacaaatcctCCTACGCTGCGATTGGATCACCAGGCATAAAGATCTAGAGATAATGGAGTAGAATAGAGGCAGGCTAattttgtaacgccttggatagccaggactgctacactgtgtacttataaaagtgcaagacttgctaatcaagtcattagtttaaaaacgtgtcactaaacatgtatgatctagggttaaaaagggttttggtctcaaaagtttcatttcgtATAAATAAgtagttatatacatgggatcctaaaagtaATAGAGtataaaagttggattacagactccaaaaataatacaaacatctgtagccata from Humulus lupulus chromosome 5, drHumLupu1.1, whole genome shotgun sequence encodes the following:
- the LOC133779343 gene encoding uncharacterized protein LOC133779343, translated to MGGIGFKEGANWNKVLIAKFFWAVSSKQDILWVKWIDSIYLKGQNFWDYKVQQDVSWYWRKIVNMRVVFPSKILDEAAKSNKISLRAVYNRMLNKDRVSFANVVWCTIDLPKHRFILWQATLGHLLTRDKLHFCQLKLSSLLCPVCEEEQESHSHLFFACPFSQQVR